One window from the genome of Natronomonas pharaonis DSM 2160 encodes:
- the carB gene encoding carbamoyl-phosphate synthase large subunit has translation MPDEDRTILLIGSGPIQIGQAAEFDYSGAQACRALQEEGARVVLVNSNPATIMTDPEMADKVYVEPITTDAIAEVIRKEDPDGVIAGLGGQTGLNVTAELAEEGVLDEHGVEIMGTPLDTIYATEDRDLFRERMKDIGEPVCRSETISSMDEVEDAVESVGGLPVIARTAYTLGGSGSGVVDDMEELREIARKGFQLSRNHEVQITESIAGWVELEYEVMRDADDSCIIICNMENIDPMGIHTGESTVVTPSQVIPDEAHQEMRNSALKVIRELGIEGGCNIQHAWRDDGTPSGEYRVVEVNPRVSRSSALASKATGYPIARVTAKVAMGKRLHEIENEITGETTAAFEPAIDYVVTKVPRWPKDKFSDVEFELGPAMKSTGEAMSIGRTFEESLLKALRSSEYDPAVDWSEVDDDELAADYLETPTPDRPYAIFEAFDRGYTVDEIHDLTGIYDWYLERFGRIAEAADAAQDGDFQAAADKGFTNQEITAIAGGEFNDTHASWIPSEVREADEEDGQQVETDGAGVTIDDVDTETSDRTFKQVDTCAGEFRASTPYYYSAREPPTGQGASEVQVDREAESVVVVGGGPIRIGQGVEFDYCAVHAVRALREEGIDAHVVNNNPETVSTDYDTSDGLFFEPITAEEVADIIEETDADGVMVQFGGQTSVNVGEPLEDELERRGLDCDIMGTSVEAMDLAEDRDRFNALMDELGISQPEGGTATSKAEALDLAHDIGYPVLVRPSYVLGGRAMDVVYSDAELEEYIEEAVRVSPDKPILVDDFLADAVELDVDAVSDGEDVIIGGIMEHVEAAGVHSGDSACMIPPRSLSQDVLERVREVTLDIARGLDTVGLLNVQLAVRDGEVFVLEANPRSSRTVPFVSKATGVPIAKLAAKVMAGQSLEELAAEEQIPEHVSVKEVVLPFDRLPGSDPRLGPEMKSTGEVMGTARSLGKAYQKAQSATGTPLPTAGTALVDLETLGGMSQQDEDITDIREGAERHYEVTTPDDYDDLTGALRDGDIDIIFSRDRDTLEVAVEEEIAYLSTVPSSRATIEAIETKDEPLDVMALSERPTEQRKWGY, from the coding sequence ATGCCAGACGAGGACCGCACTATCCTACTTATCGGCAGCGGACCGATACAGATCGGACAGGCAGCCGAATTCGACTACTCCGGGGCACAAGCGTGCCGCGCGCTCCAGGAGGAGGGCGCCCGGGTCGTCCTCGTCAACTCCAATCCGGCAACCATCATGACCGACCCGGAGATGGCTGACAAGGTCTACGTCGAGCCGATCACGACCGATGCCATCGCCGAGGTCATCCGGAAAGAGGACCCAGACGGCGTCATCGCGGGGCTGGGCGGCCAGACAGGGCTAAACGTCACCGCCGAACTCGCCGAGGAGGGCGTTCTCGACGAGCACGGCGTCGAGATTATGGGGACGCCGCTCGATACGATTTATGCGACCGAGGACCGCGACCTCTTCCGCGAGCGGATGAAGGACATCGGCGAGCCGGTCTGTCGCTCGGAGACCATCTCCTCGATGGACGAAGTCGAAGACGCCGTCGAATCGGTCGGCGGCCTTCCGGTCATCGCCCGCACCGCCTACACGCTCGGTGGCTCCGGCTCCGGCGTCGTCGACGACATGGAAGAGCTCCGCGAAATCGCCCGCAAGGGCTTCCAGCTTTCCCGGAACCACGAGGTCCAGATTACCGAATCCATCGCCGGCTGGGTCGAACTCGAATACGAAGTGATGCGGGACGCCGACGACTCCTGTATCATCATCTGTAACATGGAGAACATCGACCCGATGGGTATCCACACCGGCGAGTCGACGGTCGTTACACCCTCGCAGGTTATCCCTGATGAGGCCCACCAAGAGATGCGCAATTCGGCGCTGAAAGTCATCCGCGAACTCGGCATCGAGGGCGGCTGTAACATCCAGCACGCGTGGCGCGACGACGGCACGCCGTCGGGTGAATACCGGGTCGTCGAGGTCAACCCACGCGTCTCGCGGTCCTCCGCGCTGGCTTCCAAGGCGACCGGCTACCCCATCGCTCGTGTGACCGCAAAGGTCGCAATGGGCAAGCGCCTCCACGAAATCGAAAACGAAATCACCGGCGAGACGACCGCTGCCTTCGAGCCCGCAATCGACTACGTCGTCACCAAGGTCCCGCGATGGCCGAAGGACAAGTTCTCCGATGTCGAGTTCGAGCTCGGCCCGGCGATGAAATCAACCGGGGAGGCGATGTCAATCGGTCGGACCTTCGAGGAGTCGCTTCTGAAGGCGCTTCGCTCCTCGGAGTACGACCCCGCCGTCGACTGGAGTGAGGTCGACGACGACGAGCTTGCGGCCGACTATCTGGAGACCCCGACGCCCGACCGCCCCTACGCGATCTTCGAGGCCTTCGACCGCGGCTACACCGTCGACGAGATTCACGACCTGACTGGTATCTACGACTGGTATCTCGAACGGTTCGGTCGCATCGCCGAGGCTGCCGACGCCGCACAGGACGGCGACTTCCAAGCGGCCGCCGACAAGGGCTTTACAAACCAGGAAATCACCGCTATCGCCGGCGGCGAGTTCAACGACACCCACGCCTCTTGGATTCCCTCGGAGGTCCGCGAGGCCGACGAGGAAGACGGCCAGCAGGTCGAGACGGACGGCGCGGGCGTCACCATCGACGATGTCGACACCGAGACCTCCGACCGGACATTCAAGCAGGTCGACACCTGTGCCGGCGAGTTCCGTGCCTCGACCCCGTACTACTACTCCGCGCGCGAGCCACCGACGGGGCAGGGCGCAAGCGAGGTCCAGGTCGACCGCGAGGCCGAAAGCGTCGTTGTCGTCGGGGGCGGTCCCATCCGTATCGGGCAAGGCGTCGAGTTCGACTACTGTGCGGTCCACGCCGTCCGCGCGCTCCGCGAGGAGGGCATCGACGCACACGTCGTCAACAACAACCCCGAGACCGTCTCGACGGACTACGACACCTCCGACGGCCTCTTTTTCGAGCCGATTACGGCCGAAGAGGTCGCCGACATCATCGAGGAGACCGACGCCGATGGCGTGATGGTCCAGTTCGGCGGTCAGACGTCGGTCAACGTCGGCGAACCGCTGGAAGACGAACTCGAACGCCGTGGACTGGACTGTGACATCATGGGCACGTCCGTCGAGGCGATGGATCTGGCGGAGGACCGCGACCGGTTCAACGCCCTGATGGACGAACTCGGAATCAGCCAGCCGGAGGGCGGCACCGCCACCAGCAAAGCGGAGGCGCTCGATTTGGCCCACGACATCGGGTACCCGGTGCTTGTGCGTCCCTCCTACGTGCTGGGCGGCCGCGCAATGGACGTTGTGTATTCCGACGCGGAACTCGAAGAGTACATCGAGGAAGCCGTCCGCGTCTCCCCCGACAAGCCGATTCTCGTCGACGACTTCCTCGCCGATGCCGTCGAACTCGATGTCGATGCGGTCTCCGACGGCGAGGACGTCATCATCGGCGGCATCATGGAGCACGTCGAGGCCGCCGGTGTCCACTCCGGCGACTCGGCGTGTATGATTCCGCCGCGGTCGCTCTCGCAGGACGTCCTCGAACGCGTCCGCGAGGTTACGCTTGATATCGCCCGCGGGCTCGATACGGTCGGTCTGCTGAACGTCCAGCTTGCTGTCCGTGACGGCGAAGTGTTCGTCCTCGAGGCGAACCCACGTTCCTCACGGACGGTCCCGTTCGTCTCGAAGGCGACCGGCGTTCCGATCGCGAAGCTGGCGGCGAAAGTCATGGCCGGCCAGTCGCTCGAGGAGCTTGCAGCCGAAGAGCAGATTCCCGAGCACGTCTCCGTCAAGGAGGTCGTGCTGCCGTTCGACCGCCTCCCCGGCAGCGACCCACGACTCGGCCCGGAGATGAAATCGACCGGCGAGGTCATGGGGACGGCCCGCTCGCTCGGCAAGGCCTACCAGAAGGCCCAGTCGGCGACCGGCACGCCGCTGCCGACTGCGGGCACCGCACTCGTCGACCTCGAAACGCTGGGCGGCATGTCCCAGCAGGACGAAGATATCACCGACATCCGCGAGGGTGCGGAACGTCACTACGAGGTCACGACGCCCGACGACTACGACGACCTCACCGGTGCGCTCCGCGACGGCGATATCGATATCATCTTCTCCCGTGACCGCGACACGCTGGAGGTCGCCGTCGAAGAGGAAATCGCCTACCTCTCGACGGTGCCGAGCTCGCGCGCCACCATCGAGGCCATCGAGACGAAAGACGAGCCGCTTGACGTGATGGCACTCTCCGAGCGACCCACAGAGCAGCGCAAGTGGGGCTACTGA
- a CDS encoding DUF5815 family protein has translation MPTPRVPGDDGTDRLELPCGESIHPHDVDMGLRELSCDCGETHAVVVDVHPVSRFVPEETVDVLEATIETDDDFPTFGMAHVMGMVLEEFPDRVAVADCADDGVVGYALLWVTDFDARRLHEIVVELLVELMDHAVGHADDETAAEFQQQLSAFDVETFVEEYRREREFETEADRPA, from the coding sequence ATGCCAACGCCGCGTGTCCCCGGCGACGACGGCACAGACCGGCTCGAACTCCCCTGTGGGGAGTCGATACACCCCCACGACGTCGACATGGGCCTCCGCGAGCTGTCGTGTGACTGCGGTGAGACCCACGCTGTCGTTGTCGATGTCCATCCCGTCTCGCGGTTCGTCCCCGAGGAGACCGTCGACGTCCTCGAAGCGACAATCGAGACCGACGACGACTTTCCGACGTTCGGAATGGCACACGTGATGGGAATGGTGTTAGAGGAGTTTCCCGACCGGGTTGCCGTCGCCGACTGTGCCGACGACGGTGTCGTCGGCTACGCGCTGCTGTGGGTGACTGACTTCGACGCCCGCCGCCTGCACGAAATCGTCGTCGAACTGCTCGTCGAACTGATGGACCACGCGGTCGGCCACGCTGACGACGAGACGGCCGCGGAGTTCCAGCAACAGCTATCGGCGTTCGATGTCGAGACGTTCGTCGAGGAGTACCGCCGCGAGCGGGAGTTCGAAACCGAGGCCGACCGCCCGGCGTAG
- a CDS encoding DUF7124 domain-containing protein: MNGGGSSDMTLAFELEALKELEDPEAVFSDARSWSEYVGVISEKPTYVVTNFTRKNRIRQDFFSGPRGREESLENVESQFQTERHVFVGTDEDDEALAESVDWEYLPITEAAEAAGWTLAEDEPESEPEPERRDDWP; encoded by the coding sequence ATGAACGGCGGCGGCTCATCAGACATGACGCTCGCGTTCGAGCTGGAAGCACTCAAAGAACTCGAGGACCCGGAAGCGGTGTTTTCCGACGCCCGCTCGTGGAGCGAGTACGTCGGTGTTATCTCGGAAAAACCGACCTACGTCGTGACGAACTTCACGCGGAAAAACCGCATCCGACAGGACTTCTTCTCGGGCCCCCGGGGCCGTGAGGAGAGCCTCGAGAACGTCGAATCTCAGTTCCAGACCGAACGGCACGTTTTCGTCGGTACTGACGAAGACGACGAAGCGCTTGCCGAGTCAGTCGACTGGGAGTACCTGCCGATAACCGAGGCCGCCGAGGCGGCCGGCTGGACACTCGCCGAAGACGAACCCGAATCGGAGCCGGAGCCGGAGCGCCGCGACGACTGGCCATAA
- a CDS encoding NAD(P)/FAD-dependent oxidoreductase, which produces MCASHVIIGDGIAGSSAAETIREEDPDADITVITEEGEALYNRILIKEFAKGKLPEAPVSIHEPEWYEERDIDLRLNTVVTGVDVDAHEVYTHDGETVAYDKLLVATGGTPTQLPVDNSDAEGVNHFWTFEDARAIKENAESADSGVVVGAGLLGIDLAAICGAQGLDAHYLMRGEAWWRYALSQDGAEIIHDALEEMGVTPVFDSGVDHFETDDDGRVTAAVDPNGDRFEAEFAGVAIGLNFNTEFLQGTGIETDNGIVTDEHMRTNVDDVYAAGDITQFHDVIVGDRAQNGAWGSAKEQGNIAGQNMVADGPEATFEWVSSYSITHFDFPFLSFGHPTRGDETVEKKYDDETWRRVALKDGRVIGGVLIGDLSAQSVLKKLARKQIDVSDQTDLLLEEGVDIEAFEGAATAD; this is translated from the coding sequence ATGTGTGCGTCGCACGTAATCATCGGTGACGGCATTGCCGGTTCTTCGGCGGCCGAGACAATCCGGGAGGAAGACCCGGACGCCGATATTACCGTCATCACGGAGGAGGGGGAGGCCCTGTACAATCGCATTCTCATCAAGGAGTTCGCCAAGGGGAAGCTCCCGGAGGCTCCGGTGTCCATCCACGAACCGGAGTGGTACGAGGAGCGAGACATCGACCTGCGGCTGAACACCGTCGTCACGGGCGTCGACGTTGATGCCCACGAGGTTTATACCCATGACGGCGAGACGGTCGCCTACGATAAGCTCCTCGTAGCGACCGGCGGTACGCCGACGCAGCTGCCCGTCGACAACAGCGACGCCGAAGGGGTCAACCACTTCTGGACCTTCGAGGACGCTCGCGCTATCAAGGAAAACGCCGAGAGCGCTGACTCGGGCGTCGTTGTCGGTGCCGGCCTGCTCGGCATCGACCTCGCGGCCATCTGTGGGGCACAGGGTCTCGACGCTCACTATCTCATGCGGGGCGAAGCGTGGTGGCGCTATGCGCTCTCACAGGACGGCGCGGAAATCATCCACGACGCCCTCGAAGAGATGGGCGTCACGCCCGTCTTCGACTCCGGTGTCGACCACTTCGAAACCGACGACGACGGCCGCGTCACCGCCGCGGTCGACCCCAACGGCGACCGCTTCGAGGCGGAGTTTGCCGGCGTCGCCATCGGCCTCAATTTCAACACCGAGTTCCTGCAAGGAACGGGAATCGAGACGGACAACGGTATCGTCACCGACGAGCACATGCGGACGAACGTCGATGACGTCTACGCCGCCGGCGACATCACGCAGTTCCACGATGTCATCGTCGGGGACCGCGCCCAGAACGGCGCGTGGGGGTCGGCCAAGGAACAGGGCAACATCGCCGGCCAGAACATGGTCGCCGACGGTCCCGAGGCCACCTTCGAGTGGGTGTCGTCGTATTCGATTACCCACTTTGATTTCCCGTTCCTCTCGTTTGGCCATCCGACCCGCGGCGACGAGACAGTCGAGAAGAAATACGACGACGAAACGTGGCGGCGCGTCGCCCTCAAGGACGGCCGCGTCATCGGCGGCGTTCTCATCGGCGACCTCTCGGCGCAGTCGGTGCTGAAAAAGCTCGCCCGCAAGCAAATCGATGTCTCGGACCAGACGGACCTCCTCTTGGAGGAGGGCGTCGACATCGAAGCCTTCGAAGGCGCTGCGACCGCCGACTGA
- a CDS encoding DUF6149 family protein produces MKLYQNPRHWASKQALTTPGLRGAANYALVKLHTKIFLGKADADRREERRDHLDDLFDATIDAYVAALEADYTEAEAREITHIQANFDFFNHGWTEMMEIPADELEPHYRRYESFFQEHGITIDDPLGEFRPAGGLTSAPETPEKLDEPAFENAIAGFADDVYVETADGETVVGGDTEPPEDVDPTAVPGVDDEEAQAD; encoded by the coding sequence ATGAAGCTCTACCAGAACCCTCGCCACTGGGCGTCGAAACAGGCGTTGACGACGCCCGGCCTCCGTGGGGCCGCGAACTACGCGCTGGTCAAACTCCATACGAAGATATTCCTGGGCAAAGCCGATGCCGACCGCCGGGAGGAGCGGCGCGACCACCTTGACGACCTCTTCGATGCGACGATAGACGCCTACGTCGCCGCGCTCGAAGCCGACTACACCGAGGCCGAAGCGCGCGAGATTACCCACATCCAGGCGAACTTCGATTTCTTCAACCACGGCTGGACGGAGATGATGGAGATCCCGGCCGACGAACTCGAGCCCCACTACCGCCGCTATGAGTCGTTCTTCCAAGAACACGGCATCACCATCGACGACCCGCTCGGGGAGTTCCGGCCCGCCGGTGGTCTCACGTCGGCCCCAGAAACGCCCGAAAAGCTCGATGAGCCGGCGTTCGAGAACGCAATCGCCGGGTTTGCTGACGACGTATACGTCGAGACGGCCGACGGCGAGACGGTCGTTGGCGGCGACACGGAGCCGCCGGAGGATGTCGACCCGACAGCGGTGCCGGGCGTCGACGACGAGGAAGCACAGGCCGACTGA
- a CDS encoding NAD(P)/FAD-dependent oxidoreductase has product MIGIVGGGLAGLAAAYRLQQAGHEVRIFEASETVGGLAATYETAGDPIERYYHHLSKSEETIVDLAADLGVADRIEWRVGENAYYVDGVSHPLDTPWEIAAYPYLSVYDKFRLTMLTLEVDVRGGRPRRDTYESLADFEDVPIREFLIEHTTRGVYEYFFEPLLDAKFGDRKEDVSAAWLLGRVKFRGERDLLRGEILGYLDGGFGVFVDALVDAVGREHIETGSRVRELDFAETPDTTGRGPVESLTVADADGDATTHAVDGVVVATMPDVLESLTGYTCDIDFQGSVCAVVSMDESLLDTYWLNIADDAPFGALIEHTNFVPAERYGGEHLLYVASYVQQLADDLWQRSDDEIEALWLDGIADMFPQFDRDRVNWVAISRNPKTAPVYERGYLDMVVPYDLTDDGAPGVYYAGMASRAQYPERSLNGAIEAGFAAADGVLDAR; this is encoded by the coding sequence ATGATAGGCATCGTTGGCGGCGGGCTGGCCGGACTGGCCGCCGCCTACCGGCTCCAGCAAGCCGGCCACGAGGTGCGGATTTTCGAGGCCTCGGAGACGGTCGGCGGCCTCGCGGCTACCTATGAGACGGCCGGCGACCCGATAGAGCGGTACTACCACCACCTCTCCAAATCCGAGGAGACGATTGTCGACCTCGCGGCCGACCTCGGGGTCGCCGACCGTATCGAGTGGCGCGTCGGCGAGAACGCATACTACGTTGACGGCGTCTCTCATCCGCTCGATACGCCGTGGGAAATCGCTGCTTACCCGTATCTCTCCGTCTACGACAAGTTCCGGCTGACGATGCTGACGCTCGAAGTCGATGTCCGCGGTGGGCGGCCGCGTCGCGACACCTACGAGTCGCTTGCGGACTTCGAGGACGTTCCCATTCGGGAGTTCCTCATCGAGCACACCACCCGCGGTGTCTACGAGTATTTTTTCGAGCCGCTTCTCGACGCCAAGTTTGGCGACCGAAAGGAGGATGTCTCGGCGGCGTGGCTGCTCGGTCGTGTCAAGTTCCGCGGCGAGCGTGACCTCCTCCGAGGCGAGATACTCGGCTACCTCGATGGCGGCTTCGGCGTCTTCGTCGACGCGCTCGTCGACGCTGTCGGCCGCGAGCACATCGAGACCGGCAGCCGCGTTCGGGAACTCGACTTCGCCGAGACGCCCGACACCACCGGGCGCGGCCCCGTCGAGTCGCTGACCGTCGCCGACGCTGATGGCGACGCTACGACCCACGCGGTCGACGGCGTCGTCGTCGCGACGATGCCGGACGTGCTGGAGTCGCTCACCGGCTATACGTGCGATATCGACTTTCAGGGGTCTGTGTGTGCGGTCGTCTCGATGGACGAATCACTGCTCGACACCTACTGGCTCAACATCGCCGACGACGCGCCCTTCGGCGCGCTCATCGAGCACACCAACTTCGTGCCGGCCGAACGGTACGGCGGCGAGCACCTGCTGTACGTCGCAAGCTACGTCCAGCAGCTTGCAGACGACCTCTGGCAGCGGTCCGACGACGAAATCGAAGCGCTGTGGCTCGATGGCATCGCCGACATGTTTCCGCAGTTCGACCGCGACCGCGTCAACTGGGTTGCTATCTCTCGCAACCCGAAAACCGCTCCCGTGTACGAACGGGGCTACCTCGACATGGTCGTTCCCTACGACCTCACGGACGACGGCGCGCCCGGCGTCTACTACGCCGGCATGGCCTCCCGGGCACAGTACCCCGAACGAAGCCTCAACGGGGCTATTGAGGCTGGCTTCGCCGCCGCCGACGGCGTCCTCGACGCTCGGTAG
- a CDS encoding homoserine kinase yields MITVRAPATSANLGSGFDVFGAALERPADILRIEKANRTTIRVTGVGSKYIPEDPEKNTVGAVAEALDAPAHIEIDKGVRPASGLGSSAASAAAAAVGLNELYDRGLSREELVPIAAEGEAVVSGAAHADNVAPSIMGGFTVAREDGVTQVDASIPLVACLPEIVVSTRDARGVVPEAAPMEAVVDVVGNAATLAVGMARDDPALVGRGMEDSIVTPERAELINGYETVRSAAENAGATGVTISGAGPTVIAACHRGDRTAIASAMLDAFSEAGVEARAYKTEIGRGAELF; encoded by the coding sequence ATGATAACGGTGCGGGCCCCAGCGACGAGCGCGAACTTGGGCAGCGGGTTCGACGTCTTCGGGGCGGCGCTCGAACGTCCGGCGGACATCCTTCGCATCGAGAAGGCCAACCGCACCACGATACGCGTTACCGGCGTCGGAAGCAAGTACATCCCGGAGGACCCGGAGAAAAACACCGTCGGCGCGGTCGCGGAGGCGCTGGATGCGCCGGCACACATCGAGATCGACAAGGGCGTCCGGCCGGCCTCAGGGCTCGGCTCCTCGGCAGCGTCAGCGGCAGCGGCCGCTGTCGGGCTCAACGAGCTCTACGACCGCGGGCTGAGCCGCGAGGAACTGGTTCCGATAGCCGCAGAGGGCGAAGCGGTCGTCTCGGGGGCCGCTCACGCCGACAACGTCGCGCCCTCGATTATGGGCGGCTTCACCGTCGCCCGCGAAGACGGCGTCACGCAGGTCGATGCCTCGATTCCGCTCGTGGCCTGTCTGCCGGAAATCGTCGTCTCGACGCGTGACGCGCGCGGAGTCGTTCCCGAAGCGGCTCCGATGGAAGCTGTCGTCGACGTCGTCGGCAACGCGGCGACGCTGGCGGTCGGGATGGCCCGTGACGACCCGGCGCTTGTCGGCCGCGGAATGGAAGACAGCATCGTCACACCCGAGCGGGCTGAGCTCATCAACGGCTACGAGACGGTCCGCTCGGCCGCCGAGAACGCTGGCGCGACCGGCGTGACGATTTCCGGTGCTGGTCCAACGGTTATCGCCGCCTGCCATCGGGGCGACCGCACCGCCATCGCCAGCGCAATGCTCGATGCCTTCTCGGAGGCCGGCGTCGAGGCGCGGGCCTACAAGACTGAAATCGGCCGCGGGGCCGAACTCTTCTGA
- a CDS encoding disulfide bond formation protein B, which produces MRRRLLAVGTLVAAVATLGSLYFSDVAGFVPCDLCWYQRILMYPLVVVFGVAAVESRVGVWRTALPLSGLGVVVSAYHTAIQLTPETTCTVGGGCTAIYWRGLGVFTIPRLALVAFLLLAALSVALAVVERRVDG; this is translated from the coding sequence ATGCGCCGTCGACTACTCGCTGTGGGTACACTTGTCGCTGCTGTGGCGACGCTCGGGAGCCTCTATTTCAGCGACGTCGCCGGCTTTGTTCCCTGTGACCTCTGCTGGTACCAGCGCATCCTGATGTACCCGCTCGTCGTCGTGTTCGGTGTTGCTGCCGTTGAGAGCCGCGTCGGTGTCTGGCGAACGGCGCTGCCGCTGTCTGGGCTTGGCGTCGTCGTCTCGGCGTACCACACTGCTATCCAGCTTACTCCCGAGACGACCTGCACCGTCGGCGGCGGCTGCACCGCCATCTACTGGCGCGGGCTCGGCGTCTTTACGATTCCGCGATTGGCGCTTGTGGCGTTTCTCCTGCTTGCGGCGCTTTCTGTCGCACTCGCGGTTGTCGAACGGCGTGTCGACGGCTGA